From the genome of Aspergillus oryzae RIB40 DNA, chromosome 4:
CCGTCCTCAGAAATCGACCTTCATAGTCCTCTCAGGGGACAGATATTGAAATTCATTCAGCACTGGTATCTTGCGTACATCCAGGTGGATACCAATTACTGACTTCATATTCCGCTAGGATTCGAATACGCCACTTTGTCCGCGCTTTACATACGGATATGGACCCAGGTATGCAATGGGCGACACTCTTCAATTTAGACGCCGAAACGAGAAGACTGTACGAGACCCTCCCACCGACCTTACGTGATTTCAACGGTCAGTCATGTCTCGAAGCAGACTTTCGCGAGAGTCTGGGACTACAGACTCTTTACCATATGTGCCGGTTCGTTCCCCATCTAGCCATGATTCGATTGCTCCAGAAGCAGACGTCACCCGGAGACGAGTATGTACAATTATGTGCACAGATTGTAGTGCGACATATAAGCCGGGTCTCGGATGTTATCATGAACGCCGTCACATCAAGCCAGACCACATTAACAGCTCTACCGCCATTCGTTTCATACTGTTCATTTACCTCCGTTTCAGTGTATATGAGTTATCTCTCTCACTGCGGAAAAGATTGGAATGATGTCAATGACCCCGCGGTTTATCTTTCCAGAGTGAGACTCCTGTCTAATTTGCACTTACTCAATCAAGTCCGACGCGTTTGGACTCCTGTAAAAGTGATGGTATGTGTTCTAACCTGCATGCCGAGAGCGATACATGTAAACAGCGACTGACGTGTCATGAATACAGTGGGAGGCAATACAAATGGATATGGCTGCGCTGGGCATCTCAAGCACGGACGTTGAGGCCTACGGCAGATCTCTCATAAATGTGTCTGCCTTGCCCGACAGAGAGGTCCAGAGATCATACATCTTGTCCCTGGCCCATGCTGCCGAGCCTTATATGGACACTGAAATGATGCTCAGCTTGATACATTTTGTTGACTATGTTAAGCTTGCCGATCCTGTATATATGCTAATCGGTATTTTCCGTTTATTTCCCGTCGGGGCTCGATGCAGTATGATGCCGTCTTCCAACAGGCATAGCCCAGCCGCCGGGCCGACACGAGAAATCGCCGGTAATGCTCAGCATACAGTACAAGTGTCTCCTAGCAATCCATCCTATCCACCTACGCGTCCTCATCGGCCTCTACCTTCTCAATGCGAACAACAGACTGTGGATCCTATAGCGCCCAGATGTGCTTCACAGTCTGGATTGAACAAACACGACACATCTGTGGATCAAGTCGATCCTAGCAGACCATTAGGCGGTGCGGAGGAGAATCCAGCCATATCTCTAGAGATGCTGCAGATGATGTGGCTCGCCGACGAAGATTTTCCATGCATGTGAATTCAACCTCTTCACTCAGACCTGAGTCACCAAATCCGTGAGTCTGCCCTTGATCACGGCGCATTGTCAACCCCAATGCTGTCCGGTACTGGATGTGGCAAAGCAGCTAGGGCATGGGATCAAACATAGGGAGCCGTGATTAAGCTATTATCATCCCACCCCTCTAACGGCCCGGCTATTGTAATGGTGCCACATGGCTGCATAATTTCATATTATTCTCGTCACTATCCTAGTGTTATACTACAGGAGCAACCGAGAAATATCCATCTAAGATATATGAATATCATGTTGTAGGTGTGTTTTCCAGATTTCCAGTCTTCTCTGTgcaccattttctttctatccaCGGGTAACACTTGGTTTGAAAGCATTTATTTTGGCCATCAAGTTACCGAGTGCTAACCTATCCACTCTTGCTATAGTGGTTGCGACAGCATGAGGCTTCGGATGGGGGCTAATTGTCCATGACGTGATGACCATGCCCCCTTCCTTGAATTCGCTGCCTCAACGTAAAGCGGATAGAGAAGAGTCGCTTCCGACAGGCCCCGTTGCATGGAGTGGCTTCGAAGACATCCGAGATGCAGTGTACCCCTGATGCGAATGTTTATGTCGATATCTAGAAGGCGTTTATTTGTCGTCTTTGTCAAGTATATTCCCGCACTCAACTTAAGAGCAATACTATACGAATCACATCATGCAAAGTACTCTTTCTATTGCAGTTCAAAATAACAGCTGACCTATTTGCTCAGTCCAACACCAAGCCTCCCTTTGTGTCCTACATCAGCTATAACGTCCTACCGTTTATTTTTCTTCAGTGGTTCGTAGGATTACATCACTTGTCCTACGGCATGGGAGCTATATGCATGGGAAGAGTACTCGCTATAGACAACGTCTCTCTCTTGGTAACGATCAATGATACCTGGTTAAAGAACGATAGTAAAGCAAAACGACAATGAAACAATATCAGACACATTCACGATTCCGATTTACCTAGCAAGGGAAACAAATTGAAAACGAATCAACAAAGCAGAACAAACCATATCCACTAACGCCTCAATTTCAAGCCCGTCAtcattcttcaacaacagTATTCCTGAACACCCTGCACAACAACGATATCCAAGCCAGCCGGTTGTATACGATAGAAAGATAATCCTGAATCAACAAGCTGGTCAGCAGGGCCTCAACAGCCACGAACAAGCAATCGGGTGCACATACTACCCAATGTTGTGGCATTCAAAATGCTTTCAGCCACCCGGTTGCAGGTGGGACGTATGGGCAATCGGAGCCGGCTTTTGTATGGGGTCCTGATGCGGAACCCATTGCACAATGGGCGGGGGCTGGAACCCATTCTCGagttgcctttctttctccttccggCTTCGGTGCCttttgatgaggaggaacgCGACGACCGAGATGACCAGCAGGAGAACGATGGGAATGAGGATCGCTTTGAGCAAGACCTTCAGGACACCCATAATGATGGAGGAGATACAATAAAAGGTGAGCAGCTTATGGTAGGAAAAGGTAACTCGATGTTTTCAGGTGGTTGGAAGTCAGAAACCTGTGAACGAAAACTCATCTACGACTTTATATTTTGAACAGCCCTGGTGGACGGTTGAGAATTTCCACGCTCTGGACGGCATGGCCGCGCGCGAGGGGGTATTGATTGGAAGACTGCTCTGGCAGGTGAATGTGTCGATAATCGACGGCGCTTAGTAGCAGTGTTGGATTGGGTCACACACTGGGTTCCTGCAGGCAATATCCCGTTCCCTGACCGGAAGCACCAATGGGGACTCGTCATGTCACACTCGGATTGAACGCTGTCGAGACATGCGATAGGCAGCCATTATATTTCTCCTATCTGGCGCAGCGAGTCAACCTGCGCATCCAGTACCAGCAGCTCCATTCGACGGGAGGTGCCCGCGAGAGACACACCACATACCGTCAGGTCACTGTGTGTTGACCCGGAGTAACAAGAATCGGAGTATCTCACTGATGACACTGTCGAGAAGGGGGTGTGATGTGCCATGCAGAAGCTTCATTCTAGGCTCGGCGTTGGATACTTGGGGGACGGCTCTGATTGGCCGATAATCAGCCCTATGGCGGTTGGACAGTGGAGACGATACCCTTAATCGTCTACTAGGCAGCCATGAAAACGAGGGAAGACTGAGATGGATGGAGAGTGGAAGCCATGATTGAAAATAGCACCGTGAAGTGCCGAATGCCATTTTTGTCAGCAAGACAAGATCTTATCCAATTGAGACCCGGAGTGAGCATTGTTGTCCAACTCagagtgaggttgaagtcATCGAACAAGGTGGATGTGCACTGTGGCTTCCTCGGGTGTGGCAGTGCCGACCGCCCTGTAAGGCACAGCCACCCCACCCTTGGCATCCTTTGTTTGGGTCACGACCGTATCAACCATTATAAATAACTGGACGTCGACTTCCTCTGGCAAGGGACAAAGACCTTACTATCATTTTCGACTGACTCTCTGCCTTTGCGTCAGTGTTAGATCGGCATTAGTAGTATTTTCCACCTTTACTGCCTCCCTCCTTTCGCCATGACGATGCGAGAATATGCTGGTGGGGACCAGCAAAACCCCACCGGCTATGGCTATGGGGGAAACAACAACTACTATCCTCCCCAGCCGAACCGACAAGGCAACCCATCTCCCCAGTCCTATAACCACCCGAACCCCAGCGGCTACAATCCGTACCCTCCATCTGGTTCAAACCCTTCCGAGACAAATTACAACTACAATTCTGGGAATCAGTACTACCCCACGCAGACTGAATATCCTCAGCCGCAGCCATGGGGTGGACCCTCCCCTCCGCCCGGGAACTACTACCAGCAGCCGGAGAACCGATCATACCATAACCCTCCATATGGGGGACAGCCACCATATCCCCATTCTGAATCCCCGCGGCCCAACCAGACGGACGCCTACCCTCCTAAACCctatcctcctccctccccGCAACAGGGCGGTTACGGCCAATACCCGCCGGCGCCACCACCATATTCCCCTCAGCCCACCGGTAGCACCGATACCCCGAATGCTGAAACGGAAGAGAAGGACAGAGGATTCCTCGGTGCGGTCGCGGGCGGGGCAGCTGGTGCCTACGGTGGTCATAAAGTCAATCACGGCTTCCTAGGCGCCATCGGTGGAGCGATCACCGGCTCTGTCGCGCAGGACGCGATGAAGAAacataaaaaagagaaggaagaggaggaaaagaaaaagcaatggGCCGCCCAACAAGCCGCTCAGCAAGCAGCCCTGCAACACGCTCAGCAACAGGCTCAACAACATGCTCCCCCTCCTATGTTCTCCCCACCCCCACAGCATGGACCTCCCAGGCCTGATCCCACCCCACTGCGTGGGAACTTCTCTGCATCATCTCGCGACATCCGCTTGGAGAGGGGTCATGAGCTCGTCGCCCACTGTGGCGCCATCTCGGGCCAGATGCGTCCATCTTCGATTCCACTCAATAACGTACTGTCTAACCAGTATGGCAAGTTTGTGTGGGCGAGGAATGGGAACTTTGCCGCGTCGGCGCGGAATATTCGGCTGATCGAAGGGGGCAAGGTGCTGGAGGCCGAACTCGCGAACGGCCGCGGGGGATGGGATCGAGCCTGGATGAGGTTGGATGAGCGGATCTCCAACCAAGACGGCAATCTTGTCTTCCTGGATTAGATCCGGCACTGTCCTTCTACTCACTATGattttcttgcgcttcttcttcccgcccttctctctcttaGTCATAACGAGATAGTTTCAGTCTCAAAACAGCCAGAATGAATTATAATTTGACGAATAGATATTCACTATGATCTTGTATgccttttctgtttttgtttaCGGTCGAAACAGATCCTGTTTTTTTAGTGAGTGCAGATGCGGTAGAAtagaagaaatatatatatattggaaGTCCCTAAAGGCTCAGATTCGGCGACAACGTGATCTCTACCCAATATGAACCAAGGATCTCCTTCTATGTAGAATTGCGGTAAGTTTACCAAGAATGCAACCTTATCCTAAAGtactattttttttactccGCACACAGACGTACTTAACTACTTAGTGTATATGTTCCTGGGTCAATAATGGTGACCTACGGTATGCACGTGACCGGACTCGGCAAGTCTGAATTCCGTGAGCGATGCCGAACGGTTATTCCGAAGCCGGGAGACAACCGCATGAATTCTATCCCGAGATCCTCATGAACTTCTAAATGATCACTTGTGCCCTCTCAACCTGACATATCGACTAGAGAAGGGATAGCATACGGAGTTCACTCTCTTCCCCGAggcatgtactccgtacgtactattactattactcAGTGGTGCATACTGGAATGACGTCAATCTCCGAAAACAGCCGGAAGTAACCCGAGGAAGGTCGATGGTGGATGCTCGGCTAATTCCTAGTTGCACCACCAAGTGGGTTTCAGCGGTCGAAGCCGACGACAATTTCCGACCAGACGCTCACTTTCCCTTCCTGTTTCGCCTGCTTTAAAGGGCTTGGCACGGACGAGGACGACCGGAGGAAGCGAATGAGCGTTGGGAGGGCATTCAAAGGGAAATTATCGACTCACATTCCGCCCCACTGGCCGATTTTGTTAAGAACCGCGAAGTCTACCCCAACGACATCGAATCATACAATcttaaaatttttttttccctgttACTTCCTGgtcttcccttctctctgGATCTTCCCTGGTCCACCGTCACCcacatacggagtaagcCGCACgcgcacacacacacacacacccaGTGTCCACTGTCGACCCGAGTAATAAGAGGCGAAATGCCTCAGCCCCAAAGCGCCATGAGGAGAGCGACCTTGCCTCCTCAAGTTTCATAGTACTAGATGTGTCGCTAGCAATGACTGTGGTCCGCGCAAGGACGAGATGCCTGCCGTTCACCCCGAAAATGGGGTGTGCCCTAAGTATTCGTACCGGGAAGGAAGCAAATGCAAAGCGGACAACATGAGCCCTTCGTTAGCTCTGGTGTTGAGCCTAGTGCGGTGGACCTGCTCGTTATTTATGCATTGATGTTATGTCAAATTTTCACCATTAGTCCTACAACGGAGATACATTGTTGCATGAAATCGCGGGTTATATAGGGCGCCAGAATTCCCCCTTCCGTCGTCTGCTGCTTTTACCTCCATCCGATCCTATCcattcttccccattctttcctctcccccACCTGCCCCATCTAGAGGAGGAGGTTTTCCGTTACCCCCCTCGGTTTCCTGGAGTCTGATTCTTCCTGCGACTGAATCATCTGACCTCCCTCTTTGCTGTGTGACATCTTTGGGTTGCGAAGGACTGTGGTTACCGGGCTATTCAGCCGAGATAATATACGAAACAAAATTCTTACCCACTTTTTCTCTGTGGTATCGGACAACACTAGATATAACAATTCTAGGACCGAAAGACCCAAACCGGACACTCAACCACACGCCCAGGCGGAAAACCTAGAGAGCGACTACTATTGATAGAATTCCATTGCGCCAACTCCTATCGTGACACCCTCTGCATCTTTATTGCCCAATCCTGGACTCACGCCAGCCATTGCGCCATCTAGCATCTACCCGGAAAAGCGCCCTGCGACAAGTTGCCCACTCACGATCCAGGTTGTAAAAGAGtttcccagcagcagcaaatcCGACGGACGGACACCCGAGTCAGCCCCGACGCAAGGTATCCAGTGACATATTAGGACCCCGGAAGACCAGCCCAGCAGCCGTTAGATCGACCGATTCTTTTTGCCACGCGCCTCATTTCGATCGTGTCCCCCTTTGCGACTCCCCGAACGCCTGATCAAGATGGAGTGGCTTAAGTCCTTGCAACGGGACCGTTCACAAATCCCGGATGTCGTGATCCCTCTCGCCGATGCCCAAAATTCGATCCCCCTTGCAGAAAACGATGGCGAATCAAATGTCAACAGCTTGGATAGTCAAGAAAAAGGTGCTGGTATTGCGACCGACTGCAGCACGCTAACTCTGGAGGCTCTTCGTGCGGAGGTTGACTCTTCCGTGGCCGCCTCGGGCCATAACACTGTCTATGATCGTACGTTCCTTGTGCCTCGGGGAGTTATTGAACCCCAATATGCTGGCTATGCCATATCTCGTTCCATTCCCCCCTCCAGCCCCATGGCTCTCTACCCTGCCTGAGGATCTTGTATGTCTGACTGGGAGATCACAGGCAAGGCTAAAATTATCAACAAGGCCATTCAGGATATCGGCATGGGCCGTTATCAATGGGAGCTCTATATTCTGTGTGGATTCGGCTGGACTGCCGACAAGTGAGCGGACCCATGCTCTATCTAATTGAATTTATCCCGTGCTAACCACTTCATGCGTACAGCCTTTGGCTACAGGTAAGGCTGTTTGATTCTCGCTCTAATCGTGTCGAATGAAGAGGGGCAGCCGAACTAACTGGATCGCGCGCAGGGAGTGGCCCTAACCCTAACCCCGTTGTCGATGGAATTCGGCGTCTCCGAATCTTATGTTCGCTTCACCACCTGTGCCTTGTTTGTGGGCCTGATCGTTGGCGCCACTTTCTGGGGTCTTGCGTCTGATCTCATTGGACGTCGATTGGCTTTCAACACGACGCTCTTCTTGTGTGGCGTGTTTGGTCTGGCGTCGGGCGGTGGTCCGAACTGGGTAGGTACCTGCGCACTGTACGCTTGCTTGGGATTGGGAGTGGGTGGAAACCTGCCGGTGGATGCGGCCATCTTCCTCGAGTTTTTACCCACGTCTTCCGCGCATATTCTGAGCTCACTGGCCGTCTTCTGGTCGGTGGGTACTCTCATTGCCAGGTCTGTCTATCCAACCACTTGCACTATGATGTCTCCCAATGTACTGACCCGCGATCAGTATGCTTGCCTGGGCCTACATCCCCAATTATTCCTGCACCGATGCGAGCACCTGTACGAGAGCCGACAACATGGGTTGGAGGTACCTCGTTCTGACTTTGGGTGCCATCACCATGGTCTTCTGGCTGTGTCGattctgcttcttcaagctgTTCGAATCGCCCAAGTTCCTGGTCGCCAAAGGTCGGGACGACGAGGCCGTTGCGGCGATCCACGGTGTTGCCCACCgcaacaagaagaagacatggctCACGACGGAAATCCTGAATGAGATTGGCGGAAGTGCAGAGACGACCGAGAAACAAAACCTCTCCTCGAAGGAGATCATCGCCCGGTCTCTCTCCAAGTTCTCCGCCTCGCAGATCACCCCATTGTTTTCCTCCAAGCGCCTCGGAATCACCAGTAAGTTCTTCTCCGGGTCTTTCGACTGGGTAATTATTGACAGCCAAACCTAGCCATTCTCATCTGGCTCTGCTGGACCACCATCGGCATGGGATACACTCTGTTCAACGCCTTCCTGCCCCAATATCTCGGCTCGACGGCCTCCACATACGAGACCTACCGTAACTACGCCATCACGTCCGTCACCGGTCTTTTCGGCCCGATTCTCGCTCTCTACATGGTCGACATCAAGTACATCGGTCGGAAAGGTACCATGGCCATCTCCACGTGTGTCACCGCCGTCCTGCTTTTCTGCTTTACCGCAGCCAAGACGGCCGACACCCAACTCGTCTGCTCCGCCCTGGAATCCTTCACTCAGATGATCATGTATGGTGTGTTGTATGCGTATACCCCGGAGGTCTTCCCGGCTCCCAACCGAGGCACTGGAACCGGTATCGCAAGTTGCTTGAACCGAATTGCGGGTCTCTGTGCCCCGATTATCGGTATCTATGCTTCGAGCAACCCCAGTGCTCCCATTTATGCGTCCGGTGCGCTGCtgttggtttcttttgtggcGATGGTATTGCTTCCCATTGAAACTGCTGGAAAGCAGAGTCTATAGAATGCGTCTCTTTGCGGGGGGTGTTTGATGTGGACTATAGaaagatctggatatcttTCAGATGCATGCATGATACGATACCACTGTGTATATGTTCTTTCCAGCCTCCTTTGGTTGAGTAGATAGAGATACAAAACTCTTCAATAAAATATATTCTTTCAATtccactcgaccaaaacgCCAATGGCATCAAGGTCGTGCCTTGAACACCTTATCCCCAACATATTCTTATCTAATATTATACAATGCTATCCATACAACATgaacaaaaggagaaagaaagcctCACTGGGCCAGTATCTTTACATTCAAAAGCCTTG
Proteins encoded in this window:
- a CDS encoding uncharacterized protein (predicted protein) gives rise to the protein MDMAALGISSTDVEAYGRSLINVSALPDREVQRSYILSLAHAAEPYMDTEMMLSLIHFVDYVKLADPVYMLIGIFRLFPVGARCSIAQPPGRHEKSPVMLSIQYKCLLAIHPIHLRVLIGLYLLNANNRLWIL
- a CDS encoding putative glutamine-serine-proline rich protein (predicted protein) is translated as MTMREYAGGDQQNPTGYGYGGNNNYYPPQPNRQGNPSPQSYNHPNPSGYNPYPPSGSNPSETNYNYNSGNQYYPTQTEYPQPQPWGGPSPPPGNYYQQPENRSYHNPPYGGQPPYPHSESPRPNQTDAYPPKPYPPPSPQQGGYGQYPPAPPPYSPQPTGSTDTPNAETEEKDRGFLGAVAGGAAGAYGGHKVNHGFLGAIGGAITGSVAQDAMKKHKKEKEEEEKKKQWAAQQAAQQAALQHAQQQAQQHAPPPMFSPPPQHGPPRPDPTPLRGNFSASSRDIRLERGHELVAHCGAISGQMRPSSIPLNNVLSNQYGKFVWARNGNFAASARNIRLIEGGKVLEAELANGRGGWDRAWMRLDERISNQDGNLVFLD
- a CDS encoding uncharacterized protein (synaptic vesicle transporter SV2 (major facilitator superfamily)); its protein translation is MEWLKSLQRDRSQIPDVVIPLADAQNSIPLAENDGESNVNSLDSQEKGAGIATDCSTLTLEALRAEVDSSVAASGHNTVYDRKAKIINKAIQDIGMGRYQWELYILCGFGWTADNLWLQGVALTLTPLSMEFGVSESYVRFTTCALFVGLIVGATFWGLASDLIGRRLAFNTTLFLCGVFGLASGGGPNWVGTCALYACLGLGVGGNLPVDAAIFLEFLPTSSAHILSSLAVFWSVGTLIASMLAWAYIPNYSCTDASTCTRADNMGWRYLVLTLGAITMVFWLCRFCFFKLFESPKFLVAKGRDDEAVAAIHGVAHRNKKKTWLTTEILNEIGGSAETTEKQNLSSKEIIARSLSKFSASQITPLFSSKRLGITTILIWLCWTTIGMGYTLFNAFLPQYLGSTASTYETYRNYAITSVTGLFGPILALYMVDIKYIGRKGTMAISTCVTAVLLFCFTAAKTADTQLVCSALESFTQMIMYGVLYAYTPEVFPAPNRGTGTGIASCLNRIAGLCAPIIGIYASSNPSAPIYASGALLLVSFVAMVLLPIETAGKQSL